One part of the Mycolicibacterium aromaticivorans JS19b1 = JCM 16368 genome encodes these proteins:
- a CDS encoding transglycosylase family protein: MSTLRRIITLSVISAALGLAGFVLSMGTANADSGVNWDAVAQCESGGNWSANTGNGFSGGLQFSDATWAANGGIGSAAHASREEQIRVAENVARKQGMGAWPTCGQAAGTPAFATPVSSGAAPAQGGACANVMSGPFKSIDFNKMCQAFHDPGRAIANALGLH; this comes from the coding sequence ATGAGCACTCTGCGCAGGATCATCACCCTCTCAGTCATCTCCGCCGCTCTGGGCCTCGCCGGGTTCGTTCTGAGCATGGGAACTGCCAACGCAGACAGCGGTGTGAACTGGGACGCGGTCGCGCAGTGCGAGTCGGGTGGCAACTGGAGCGCCAATACGGGCAACGGCTTCTCCGGCGGCCTGCAGTTCAGCGACGCCACCTGGGCGGCCAACGGCGGCATCGGCAGCGCGGCCCACGCCTCGCGCGAGGAGCAGATCCGGGTCGCCGAGAACGTCGCCCGCAAGCAGGGCATGGGCGCCTGGCCGACGTGCGGCCAGGCCGCCGGAACGCCCGCTTTCGCCACCCCGGTCTCCAGCGGTGCGGCCCCCGCTCAGGGTGGAGCCTGCGCCAACGTGATGAGCGGCCCATTCAAGTCCATCGACTTCAACAAGATGTGCCAGGCCTTCCACGATCCGGGCCGCGCGATCGCCAACGCCCTCGGCCTTCACTGA
- a CDS encoding alpha/beta hydrolase family protein: MTSGPFDDLDDYIALRRVSGLAVSADGSRVVASVAELNAAKTEYITALWELDPAGAAAARRLTRGAKGEAAPAFTADGDLLFTSVRPTADDDKPPAALWLLPAAGGESLQLAELPAGITAVRTARSAAAVVIGAPLLPSAGTVDDERRLRKLRKDNKISAILHTGYPVRHWDSDLGPDETHLFRVAADGELTDLTREPGPALGEADFAVSADGTFAVATWRVSAPRAALRSMLVRIDLVTGERSVIAEDPAADLEHPAISPDGTAVVFTRETVSNPHQAPRITLCRLDLRSGDWGQLATGWDRWPASATWAHDGSAVLVTADDNGRCPIFEISLDGAVRRITDDDFSYSNVTAAPDGVIYALRSSYAAPPHPVRVDPHGAISVLPCVELPELPGELTETVATTADGTTVRSWLVLPSGGQESAPLLLWIHGGPLGSWNVWSWRWNPWLMAARGYAVLLPDPALSTGYGQDFIQRGWGAWGGPPYEDLMAAVDAAVAHPRIDAGRTAAMGGSFGGYMANWVAGHTDRFAAIVTHASLWALDQFGPTTDGAYYWAREMTPAMAQDNSPHRFVEHITTPMLVIHGDKDYRVPIGEALRLWYELLTDSGLPAADDGTSAHRFLYFPSENHWVLSPQHAKIWYQVVTAFLAEHVLGETAQLPETLG; this comes from the coding sequence ATGACCTCGGGCCCATTCGACGATCTCGACGACTACATCGCACTGCGGCGGGTTTCCGGGCTGGCGGTGTCGGCCGATGGGTCGCGTGTCGTGGCATCCGTCGCCGAACTCAACGCCGCCAAGACCGAATACATCACCGCGCTGTGGGAACTGGACCCGGCCGGTGCGGCTGCGGCCCGCCGGCTGACGCGCGGCGCCAAGGGCGAAGCCGCACCGGCGTTCACCGCCGACGGCGATCTGCTGTTCACCTCGGTACGGCCCACTGCGGACGACGACAAACCGCCGGCCGCGCTATGGCTGCTGCCCGCCGCAGGCGGGGAGTCCCTCCAGCTGGCCGAGCTGCCCGCCGGGATCACCGCGGTGCGGACCGCGCGCAGCGCAGCCGCCGTCGTCATCGGTGCCCCACTGTTGCCGTCGGCCGGCACCGTCGACGACGAGCGCCGGCTGCGGAAACTGCGCAAGGACAACAAGATCAGCGCGATCCTGCACACCGGCTACCCGGTGCGGCACTGGGACTCCGACCTGGGCCCGGATGAGACGCATCTGTTCCGCGTCGCAGCCGACGGTGAGCTCACCGACCTGACACGTGAGCCCGGGCCGGCGCTCGGTGAGGCGGACTTCGCCGTCAGCGCCGACGGCACCTTCGCGGTCGCGACCTGGCGGGTGTCCGCGCCGCGCGCTGCCCTGCGATCGATGCTGGTGCGCATCGACCTGGTGACAGGTGAGCGCTCGGTGATCGCCGAGGATCCCGCAGCCGACCTGGAACACCCGGCCATCTCACCGGACGGCACGGCCGTGGTGTTCACCCGTGAGACCGTCTCGAACCCGCACCAGGCGCCACGAATCACGTTGTGCCGCTTGGATCTACGATCCGGCGACTGGGGGCAATTGGCCACCGGGTGGGACCGGTGGCCGGCGTCCGCGACCTGGGCGCATGACGGCTCCGCGGTTCTGGTCACCGCCGACGACAACGGCCGCTGCCCGATCTTCGAGATCAGTCTGGACGGCGCCGTCCGCCGGATCACCGACGACGACTTCAGCTACTCGAACGTCACCGCCGCACCGGACGGCGTCATCTACGCGCTGCGAAGCTCCTATGCGGCGCCGCCGCACCCCGTGCGCGTCGACCCGCACGGTGCGATCAGCGTGCTGCCGTGCGTGGAATTGCCTGAGCTGCCCGGCGAATTGACCGAGACCGTCGCGACCACCGCCGACGGAACGACGGTGCGGTCCTGGCTGGTGTTGCCGTCCGGCGGGCAGGAATCCGCACCGCTGCTGCTGTGGATTCACGGCGGACCGCTGGGCAGCTGGAACGTGTGGTCGTGGCGGTGGAATCCGTGGTTGATGGCGGCCCGCGGGTACGCGGTGCTGCTGCCCGATCCGGCGCTGTCCACCGGGTACGGGCAGGACTTCATTCAGCGCGGCTGGGGCGCCTGGGGCGGGCCGCCCTACGAGGATCTGATGGCCGCCGTCGACGCCGCGGTGGCGCACCCACGCATCGACGCCGGGCGCACGGCGGCGATGGGTGGGTCGTTCGGCGGTTACATGGCCAACTGGGTGGCCGGCCACACCGACCGCTTCGCGGCGATCGTCACCCACGCCAGCCTGTGGGCGCTCGACCAGTTCGGTCCGACCACCGATGGCGCCTACTACTGGGCTCGCGAGATGACACCGGCCATGGCACAAGACAATTCGCCACACCGTTTCGTCGAGCACATCACCACCCCGATGCTGGTGATTCACGGCGACAAGGACTATCGGGTGCCGATCGGCGAGGCGCTGCGGCTGTGGTACGAGCTGCTGACCGACTCCGGGCTGCCCGCCGCCGACGACGGCACCTCGGCGCACCGGTTCCTGTACTTCCCGTCCGAGAACCACTGGGTGTTGTCGCCGCAGCACGCCAAGATCTGGTATCAGGTGGTCACCGCGTTCCTGGCCGAACACGTGCTGGGGGAGACGGCGCAGTTGCCCGAAACGCTGGGCTGA
- a CDS encoding transglycosylase family protein, with protein MNNVRKTLARSFGIAAIGGATVLAPMVLGTATASADGMNWDAVAACESGGNWAINTGNGYYGGLQFTLGTWRANGGSGSPHLASRDEQIRVAENVLRTQGRGAWPVCGRRG; from the coding sequence TTGAACAACGTCCGCAAAACGCTCGCACGGTCCTTCGGCATCGCCGCCATCGGTGGCGCTACGGTCCTTGCCCCGATGGTCCTCGGTACCGCCACCGCTTCGGCGGACGGCATGAACTGGGACGCAGTCGCAGCGTGCGAGTCCGGCGGTAACTGGGCGATCAATACCGGTAACGGCTACTACGGCGGGCTGCAGTTCACCCTGGGCACCTGGCGTGCCAATGGAGGTTCGGGTTCGCCGCACCTGGCGTCGCGCGATGAGCAGATCCGTGTGGCGGAGAACGTGCTTCGCACGCAGGGCCGAGGAGCGTGGCCGGTCTGCGGCCGTCGAGGCTAG
- a CDS encoding FAD-dependent oxidoreductase has translation MAEIAVVGAGIAGLATAAALARRGHAVTVIEERTDTGSGAGISVWPNALAALDHLGLGDQVRAAGGRITAGAIRWKDGRWLRRPAGERIVTALGEPLVVLQRAALRDVLAGALSPGTVIEGVGVRELSSTAAGMRLHLTDSSTRDVDAVVGADGTGSVVARHLNGPLLHRYAGYTAWRGVASISIDPDLAGETMGAGAEVGHVPMGGERTYWFATERAAEGASAPQGELGYLQEKFASWAAPIPAMLAATDPTEVLRNDLYDRGPARRWAMGPVVLVGDAAHPMRPHLGQGGCQALEDAAVLGAFVELSPDLPRAFAAFESFRRRRVRAIAAESRLIGRVVNLRPAALSALASRATVVLPETLVTRHLASIAARSAFRLPARDDAQSA, from the coding sequence ATGGCCGAGATCGCAGTCGTCGGGGCGGGCATCGCCGGACTCGCCACCGCCGCGGCGCTGGCCCGGCGCGGTCATGCCGTCACTGTGATCGAGGAGCGCACCGACACCGGGTCCGGTGCGGGGATCAGTGTCTGGCCGAACGCCCTGGCCGCCCTCGACCATCTCGGTCTCGGCGATCAGGTGCGGGCGGCGGGCGGCCGGATCACCGCGGGCGCGATCCGCTGGAAGGACGGCCGTTGGTTGCGCCGCCCGGCCGGTGAGCGGATCGTCACCGCGCTGGGTGAGCCGCTGGTGGTGCTGCAGCGCGCAGCGCTGCGCGACGTTCTGGCCGGCGCACTGTCGCCGGGAACCGTCATCGAGGGGGTAGGGGTTCGCGAGCTCAGCTCGACGGCTGCCGGGATGCGGCTTCACCTGACGGATTCCTCGACCCGCGACGTCGACGCGGTGGTCGGCGCCGACGGCACCGGCTCGGTGGTGGCGCGCCATCTCAACGGCCCGCTGCTTCACCGCTACGCCGGATACACGGCCTGGCGCGGCGTCGCCTCGATCTCCATCGACCCCGACCTGGCCGGCGAGACGATGGGCGCGGGCGCTGAGGTCGGTCACGTCCCCATGGGCGGCGAGCGGACGTACTGGTTCGCCACCGAACGCGCGGCCGAGGGCGCGTCGGCGCCGCAGGGCGAGCTCGGTTATCTGCAAGAGAAGTTCGCATCGTGGGCCGCACCGATCCCGGCCATGCTGGCGGCCACCGACCCCACCGAGGTACTGCGCAACGACCTCTACGACCGCGGCCCCGCCCGACGTTGGGCGATGGGCCCGGTGGTGCTGGTCGGAGACGCCGCCCACCCCATGCGGCCCCATCTGGGGCAGGGCGGGTGCCAGGCGCTGGAGGATGCCGCCGTGCTGGGTGCGTTCGTCGAGTTATCCCCCGACCTGCCGAGGGCGTTCGCAGCGTTCGAATCGTTCCGCCGCCGCCGGGTGCGCGCCATCGCCGCCGAATCACGGCTGATCGGCCGGGTGGTGAACCTGCGGCCCGCGGCGCTGAGCGCACTGGCCAGCAGGGCCACCGTGGTGCTGCCGGAGACACTGGTGACCCGCCACCTGGCGTCGATCGCCGCGCGGTCGGCCTTTCGGCTCCCCGCCCGCGACGACGCCCAGTCGGCCTGA